A single genomic interval of Halomonas sp. GT harbors:
- a CDS encoding tail assembly protein, whose protein sequence is MHGSLKARFGGPFSLAARDTAEVVRALCAQLVGLRDALAQGQWQVVRGSIEKGTALDEQALTLALGKQDALHLMPAIEGAGSDGVGKVLAGAAIIGASFLVPGAGVFGAGIITKGGLATFGTALALGGVSTMLAPSPSSNYSERETPDQRPSFLFNGPVNTSTQGLPVPLIYGRVLVGSVVVSAGMSAEELDA, encoded by the coding sequence TTGCACGGTTCCCTAAAGGCTCGCTTCGGCGGGCCTTTTTCATTGGCGGCGCGTGATACCGCTGAAGTGGTGCGCGCCTTATGTGCCCAGTTAGTAGGGCTTCGTGACGCATTAGCACAAGGGCAGTGGCAAGTGGTGCGGGGCAGTATTGAAAAAGGTACTGCATTGGATGAGCAGGCCTTGACGCTGGCGTTAGGAAAGCAGGATGCATTGCACCTGATGCCAGCGATTGAGGGCGCAGGTAGTGATGGTGTGGGCAAGGTGCTAGCAGGCGCTGCAATTATAGGTGCCAGCTTTCTAGTGCCAGGTGCGGGTGTATTTGGTGCTGGAATTATCACAAAAGGGGGATTGGCTACCTTTGGTACCGCGCTGGCGTTGGGTGGTGTTTCTACAATGCTCGCCCCATCACCTAGCAGCAATTACAGCGAGCGAGAGACGCCGGACCAGCGCCCATCATTTTTATTTAATGGGCCAGTAAATACGTCAACGCAAGGGCTCCCGGTGCCGCTGATCTATGGTCGTGTGCTCGTGGGGAGTGTCGTTGTTAGTGCGGGTATGTCCGCTGAGGAATTGGATGCATGA
- the gpJ gene encoding TipJ family phage tail tip protein, with protein sequence MKQLIEGAGGGGKGSGGGSQRTPQEAPNTLRATSKARIIDLLGEGPIGGLVNGMQSIYFDGTPLQAANGDWNFEGVTVHTRNGEPDQAHIPGFPAVESTTEVSAQVKQGSPVIRTINTPGVDAVRVTIQLPALSYQNVDNGDLLGTTVELAIDVRLENGSWQEKRRDTIEGKTTSPYQRSYRIELDGAGPWDVRLRRISHDDDTATKQNDTYWAYFTTITDAKLSYPDSALVGVEVDAQQFGNQIPPRAYEVYGLVVQVPDNYDPETRAYSGFWGGNFKLAWSDNPAWCYYDVAMKVRYGAGLRNVDKWELYRIAQYCDELVPDGFGGEEPRFTFNTVMADEVDAMRALHTLASAFRGMTYWGTNTVMPVADMPSDPVKLVTPANVIDGEFVYEGTALKARHSVAHVSYNDPDDQYQLSVEVVEDSEALEQFGYRKIDVDAVACTSRAQAHRLGKWILASERAETETVSYRCSVDHADVRPGDIIKISDPSTAGARLGGRLTATGLDSLTLDQVPEQANGNSWFIDVMLPNGRPERRPVGSFNGPQVQLSQPLSAVPVNGAMWILSSQSVEPRQFRVLANSESSDEKGRLEYHITALEHDPTKYARIELGIDLELPSYSLLPTGPVVAPYSITAQAFTYLAGGTEHQGMTISWTPSDDPRVLRYIVEVQGPSDLRWRTVYTESGTSIDLRDVEPGQWMIRVRGVTGIGTASPWAALTTNITGLLLPVPPDSVDIEVGTFSVTLRPKGQYPGQVWEFWRSQVALETAMIESNAINIGVATVLTDTGLKSATTYYYYVRGVNVYGVSSWFPVQATTAEDFDDILGAVDKDLRKPGGIVDQFENDVNNVNDAISSVSEDVDAAQQSATQAIADAQAALDAAVSAGNGVDAAQATADNALNDAREALDLAQANAVAVTAAQATADQADTDAKGAQLAASDALAEAQAALAEAQANGVGVDAAQAAADQAAVDAQTAMDVASGAGSSALAAQQTASDAITRAQKALDDLDLVALEQQIQTASLQAQVALSNAVMDVESVVRVGEEQALAQRIATLRAELETASASLTERLTTLATTTEAIAASLTQLRTEYDDTTAAFDQQITLLSDTAQSLSSSITGLRTEYEGAIADIRQQLTTLSDDTQALATANQALRSEFEDNAASIGNTLTTLVNDQQSLASDVSQYQAATDGRLATAEDSLTVLADDTQALTQQANALRSDVDENTATASENTQTIALNELAQAVYNASLQAQNALGNAIVDVENVVRTDEEQSLAQRIIELSAVFGDNKATVDQQLTALTNANQALSSALNTLRSEYDDSSVEVSQSITALVNQTQSIGQTLDSLSAAYNDSTADFEQRITTLADDTQALAATSSQLQSALDGVNARVATEETTRASEDAALASANQALRSEFEDNAASVGNTLTTLANDQQSLASDVSQYQAATDGRLATAEDSLTVLADDTQALTQQANALRSDVDDNTATASENTQTIALNELAQAVYNASLQAQNALGNAIVDVENVVRTDEEQSLAQRIIELSAVFGDNKATVDQQLTALTNANQALSSALNTLRSEYDDSSVEVSQSITALVNQTQSIGQTLDSLSAAYNDSTADFEQRITTLADDTQALTQQANALRSDVDDNTATASENTQTIALNELAQAVYNASLQAQNALGNAIVDVENVVRMDEEQSLAQRIIELSAVFGDNKATVDQQLTALTNANQALSSALNTLRSEYDDSSVEVSQSITALVNQTQSIGQTLDSLSAAYNDSTADFEQRITTLADDTQALAATSSQMQSALDGVNARVATEETTRASEDAALASTNQALRSEFEDNAASVGNTLTTLANDQQSLASDVSQYQAATDERLATAESTIVALSDDQQALAGRIDAFEVAVDDELASVQQELSAVYDPVSGAVAQAVTTVNVNGVKGVIGVQVAGEEAQIIGIANQFAILNPVNNQLVTAFVVSDGRVIMPEAFIDALTITKLRSSTGSLVFENDKLQAAFIAVEQLEVQWAQIKNVLIKNAQIENAAVTTLKLAGNAVTVPVGGQSNGPTPLTGSWTTVMNVQYDSPGTLAEVTASATIEFAGTSETDRCVIEMKVYTPGTDDFGSFNDPLWESVVWATNTIVTSSGVSVGAQWNVPGKVFMRTIPANVTSVAFAIRDTSGKNKATAYGRNMTVKGIKR encoded by the coding sequence ATGAAACAGTTAATTGAAGGTGCTGGCGGCGGTGGTAAGGGCAGCGGCGGTGGTAGCCAACGTACACCCCAAGAAGCGCCGAACACTTTGCGTGCAACATCCAAGGCCCGCATTATTGACTTGCTAGGTGAAGGCCCGATTGGCGGCTTAGTCAACGGTATGCAGTCAATCTATTTCGATGGCACGCCATTGCAGGCGGCAAATGGCGACTGGAACTTTGAAGGCGTTACGGTGCATACCCGCAACGGAGAGCCCGACCAAGCACACATACCGGGATTCCCTGCTGTTGAATCGACCACTGAAGTATCTGCGCAAGTAAAGCAAGGGTCACCAGTTATCCGCACCATTAATACGCCGGGTGTCGATGCTGTTCGCGTGACCATACAACTGCCAGCGCTCAGCTATCAGAATGTTGATAATGGTGACTTGTTGGGTACGACTGTTGAGCTCGCGATTGATGTTCGATTGGAGAATGGCAGCTGGCAAGAAAAACGGCGGGATACGATTGAGGGTAAAACCACTAGTCCTTACCAGCGTAGCTATCGTATTGAGCTAGACGGGGCTGGGCCATGGGATGTTCGCCTGCGTCGAATTTCTCACGACGATGACACAGCAACAAAGCAGAATGATACCTATTGGGCGTACTTCACTACCATTACCGATGCGAAGCTGAGCTACCCTGACAGCGCTTTGGTGGGGGTTGAAGTAGATGCCCAGCAATTTGGTAATCAAATTCCGCCACGTGCTTACGAAGTATATGGCCTGGTTGTTCAGGTGCCAGATAACTACGACCCGGAAACGCGCGCCTACTCAGGCTTTTGGGGCGGCAATTTCAAGTTAGCGTGGAGTGATAACCCTGCCTGGTGTTATTACGACGTGGCCATGAAAGTACGCTATGGCGCCGGTTTGCGTAACGTCGATAAATGGGAGCTTTACCGCATCGCTCAGTATTGCGATGAGCTTGTTCCTGACGGCTTTGGTGGCGAAGAGCCTCGCTTTACGTTTAACACTGTTATGGCGGATGAAGTCGACGCCATGCGTGCACTGCATACGCTTGCCAGCGCCTTTCGTGGTATGACGTATTGGGGAACCAATACGGTTATGCCAGTGGCGGATATGCCTAGTGACCCCGTTAAATTGGTGACGCCGGCGAACGTCATTGATGGTGAGTTTGTTTACGAAGGCACAGCCCTTAAAGCCCGCCATTCAGTCGCTCATGTCAGCTACAACGACCCCGATGATCAGTATCAATTAAGCGTTGAAGTTGTCGAGGACTCGGAGGCACTTGAGCAGTTTGGGTATCGGAAGATTGATGTTGATGCCGTAGCGTGCACTAGTCGTGCTCAGGCGCACCGTTTGGGTAAATGGATTTTAGCCAGTGAGCGTGCCGAGACAGAAACCGTCTCTTATCGCTGTAGCGTTGACCATGCGGATGTTCGACCTGGCGACATTATTAAAATCTCTGACCCATCGACAGCCGGCGCGCGTCTCGGTGGTCGCCTAACCGCGACGGGGCTTGATTCACTTACACTAGACCAAGTACCTGAGCAGGCTAACGGAAATAGCTGGTTTATTGATGTGATGTTGCCCAACGGACGTCCAGAGCGTCGGCCCGTTGGGTCATTCAATGGCCCCCAAGTTCAACTATCCCAGCCGTTGTCTGCTGTGCCCGTAAACGGTGCTATGTGGATTTTATCGAGTCAGTCGGTTGAGCCACGCCAATTCCGTGTGCTCGCTAATTCTGAAAGCTCTGATGAAAAAGGGCGCCTTGAATACCACATCACTGCGCTTGAGCATGACCCAACGAAATATGCTCGCATCGAGCTGGGTATTGATCTTGAACTGCCCAGCTACTCGCTGCTGCCCACCGGCCCAGTTGTCGCGCCCTACAGCATTACCGCACAAGCGTTCACCTACCTGGCAGGCGGTACCGAGCACCAGGGCATGACGATCAGTTGGACGCCCAGCGACGATCCACGCGTCTTGCGCTACATCGTCGAAGTGCAAGGCCCTAGCGACCTGCGCTGGAGAACTGTCTATACGGAAAGTGGGACCAGTATTGACCTACGCGATGTAGAGCCTGGGCAGTGGATGATTAGGGTGCGAGGTGTGACGGGGATTGGTACCGCTTCGCCCTGGGCTGCACTGACCACGAATATCACAGGTCTGTTGTTACCTGTGCCGCCCGACAGCGTCGATATTGAAGTTGGCACATTTAGCGTTACTCTGCGCCCCAAAGGGCAGTACCCTGGCCAAGTGTGGGAGTTTTGGCGCAGTCAGGTGGCGTTAGAGACGGCCATGATCGAAAGCAACGCCATCAATATTGGCGTGGCCACGGTACTTACTGACACGGGCCTGAAGTCGGCGACTACGTATTACTACTACGTGCGCGGCGTGAACGTTTACGGCGTATCGAGCTGGTTTCCCGTGCAAGCGACCACTGCAGAAGATTTCGACGACATTCTGGGTGCTGTGGATAAGGATCTACGCAAGCCAGGCGGCATCGTTGATCAGTTCGAAAATGACGTTAACAACGTTAACGATGCTATCAGTAGTGTCAGCGAGGATGTGGACGCTGCACAGCAATCAGCAACTCAGGCGATTGCTGATGCTCAGGCAGCGTTGGACGCTGCAGTGTCCGCTGGAAACGGGGTAGATGCGGCCCAAGCAACTGCTGATAATGCACTGAATGACGCCCGGGAAGCATTGGATTTAGCGCAAGCGAATGCGGTAGCGGTAACCGCTGCGCAAGCCACTGCGGATCAAGCAGATACTGATGCCAAAGGCGCCCAATTAGCAGCGAGTGATGCGTTAGCTGAAGCTCAGGCAGCCCTTGCTGAGGCTCAGGCGAATGGCGTGGGTGTAGATGCCGCCCAGGCAGCCGCCGACCAAGCGGCCGTTGATGCACAAACGGCAATGGATGTTGCCAGTGGTGCGGGCAGCAGTGCACTCGCTGCACAACAAACCGCGAGTGACGCCATTACTCGGGCTCAAAAAGCGCTCGACGATTTAGACCTTGTCGCACTGGAGCAGCAAATTCAGACCGCCAGCCTGCAGGCTCAGGTGGCGCTGAGCAATGCGGTCATGGATGTAGAAAGCGTCGTGCGTGTGGGCGAAGAGCAGGCGTTAGCCCAGCGTATTGCTACGCTGCGCGCAGAACTGGAGACCGCCAGCGCGTCGCTGACGGAACGGCTTACCACGTTGGCGACCACCACAGAAGCGATTGCCGCCTCTCTGACACAGCTACGCACTGAATACGATGACACGACTGCTGCGTTTGATCAGCAAATCACGTTGTTGTCAGACACGGCGCAATCGCTGAGCAGTAGTATCACGGGATTACGTACAGAGTATGAAGGTGCCATTGCGGATATTCGGCAGCAGCTCACGACCCTGTCAGACGACACACAAGCCCTCGCTACCGCTAACCAGGCATTACGTAGCGAGTTCGAAGATAACGCGGCATCGATAGGTAATACGTTAACGACACTCGTTAATGATCAGCAATCGTTGGCCAGTGACGTTAGCCAGTACCAAGCCGCCACCGACGGGCGGTTGGCAACTGCTGAGGACAGTTTGACGGTTCTGGCTGACGATACCCAAGCGCTCACCCAGCAGGCTAACGCTCTACGCTCGGACGTGGATGAAAATACCGCGACGGCAAGCGAGAACACGCAAACGATCGCGCTGAATGAACTAGCCCAAGCGGTTTACAACGCATCATTGCAAGCCCAGAACGCCTTGGGTAACGCCATTGTTGATGTCGAAAACGTGGTGCGTACTGACGAAGAGCAGTCGTTAGCCCAACGGATTATCGAGTTATCGGCGGTATTCGGTGACAACAAAGCGACCGTTGATCAGCAACTAACAGCGTTAACGAATGCCAATCAAGCGCTATCCAGTGCGCTTAACACACTGCGTAGCGAATACGACGACAGCAGCGTTGAGGTTAGCCAGAGCATTACCGCACTGGTAAACCAAACCCAGTCGATAGGGCAGACGTTGGACAGCCTGAGCGCGGCTTATAACGATTCTACGGCGGATTTTGAGCAGCGGATCACGACGCTGGCTGATGATACGCAAGCGCTGGCGGCCACCTCATCTCAGCTGCAGTCGGCATTGGATGGCGTTAATGCGAGGGTAGCGACGGAAGAAACCACCAGGGCGTCGGAAGATGCCGCTCTTGCAAGTGCTAACCAGGCATTACGCAGCGAGTTCGAAGATAACGCGGCATCAGTAGGTAACACGTTAACGACACTCGCTAATGATCAGCAATCGTTGGCCAGTGACGTTAGTCAGTACCAAGCCGCGACGGATGGGCGGTTGGCCACCGCTGAGGACAGTTTGACGGTTCTGGCTGACGATACGCAGGCGCTCACCCAGCAGGCCAACGCGTTGCGTTCGGACGTGGATGACAATACCGCGACGGCAAGCGAGAACACGCAAACGATCGCGCTGAATGAACTAGCCCAAGCGGTTTACAACGCATCATTGCAAGCCCAGAACGCCTTGGGTAACGCTATTGTTGACGTTGAAAACGTGGTGCGCACGGATGAAGAACAGTCGTTAGCCCAACGGATTATCGAGTTATCGGCGGTATTCGGTGACAACAAAGCGACCGTTGATCAGCAACTAACAGCGTTGACGAATGCCAACCAAGCGCTATCCAGTGCGCTTAACACGCTGCGCTCGGAATACGACGACAGTAGCGTTGAGGTTAGCCAGAGCATTACCGCACTGGTAAACCAAACCCAGTCGATAGGGCAGACGTTGGACAGCCTGAGTGCCGCTTACAACGATTCTACGGCGGATTTTGAACAGCGGATAACGACACTGGCTGACGACACCCAAGCGCTCACCCAGCAGGCTAACGCTCTACGCTCGGACGTGGATGACAATACCGCGACGGCAAGCGAGAACACGCAAACGATCGCGCTGAATGAGCTAGCCCAGGCCGTTTACAACGCATCACTGCAAGCCCAGAACGCACTGGGCAACGCTATTGTTGACGTTGAAAACGTGGTGCGCATGGATGAAGAACAGTCGTTAGCCCAACGGATTATCGAGTTATCGGCGGTATTCGGTGACAACAAAGCGACCGTTGATCAGCAGCTCACAGCGTTAACGAATGCCAATCAAGCGCTATCCAGTGCGCTTAACACGCTGCGCTCGGAATACGACGACAGTAGCGTTGAGGTTAGCCAGAGCATTACCGCACTGGTAAACCAAACCCAGTCGATAGGGCAGACGTTGGACAGCCTGAGTGCGGCTTATAACGATTCTACGGCGGATTTTGAGCAGCGGATCACGACGCTGGCTGACGATACCCAAGCGCTGGCGGCTACATCGTCTCAGATGCAGTCGGCATTGGATGGCGTTAATGCGAGGGTAGCGACGGAAGAAACCACCAGGGCGTCGGAAGATGCTGCTCTTGCAAGTACTAACCAGGCATTACGTAGCGAGTTCGAAGATAACGCGGCATCGGTAGGTAACACGTTAACGACACTCGCTAATGATCAGCAGTCGTTAGCGAGTGACGTTAGCCAGTACCAAGCCGCCACCGACGAGCGGTTGGCCACCGCTGAGTCCACTATCGTTGCGCTTAGTGATGATCAGCAGGCGTTAGCAGGTCGTATTGATGCGTTTGAGGTCGCTGTTGATGATGAGTTGGCATCCGTTCAACAAGAGTTGTCAGCCGTCTACGATCCTGTGTCTGGGGCCGTCGCCCAGGCCGTTACGACGGTTAATGTCAACGGCGTAAAGGGGGTGATTGGTGTTCAGGTAGCCGGAGAGGAAGCACAAATCATCGGTATCGCCAATCAGTTCGCCATCCTAAATCCAGTCAACAATCAGTTGGTGACCGCGTTTGTGGTGAGTGATGGGCGCGTCATCATGCCCGAAGCCTTTATTGACGCACTAACGATTACAAAGCTTAGAAGTAGCACTGGCAGCTTAGTATTTGAAAACGACAAACTAC
- a CDS encoding phage tail protein, which yields MSYQTLPAIPPDFSSEPQPVANVDVVQFGDGYSQRRPSGINYKRTDWALNWTLLERDEYDTLYEFLNTRLNLIPFWWTPPWESQPRRYICTELSGARPTSARHANITAAFKEDLNP from the coding sequence ATGAGTTATCAAACACTGCCGGCGATTCCGCCGGACTTCAGTTCAGAGCCTCAGCCGGTAGCTAACGTTGACGTTGTTCAGTTCGGTGACGGTTACAGCCAGCGGCGACCCAGTGGCATCAATTATAAACGAACCGATTGGGCCTTGAATTGGACGCTTCTGGAGCGTGACGAATACGACACGTTGTATGAGTTCCTGAACACTCGGCTCAACTTGATCCCTTTCTGGTGGACGCCACCCTGGGAGTCTCAGCCCCGGCGTTACATTTGCACCGAACTATCAGGAGCGCGGCCTACATCGGCGCGTCACGCGAACATCACCGCCGCCTTCAAAGAGGATCTGAATCCATGA
- a CDS encoding NlpC/P60 family protein, whose amino-acid sequence MFNQYAEGIRAGALATYPNEAVWLITAQGCQQVENVATDPTATFRVGKLEMVKAQSAGLLAVVHSHPDYPDCPSEADMRGQISSGVPWGIVATDGEQTTPIRWWGHNERPPLIGRGFVHGIADCYGLIRDYYAESHSVTLPEYPRSWEWWRNGQDLYRDGFAEAGFRMIEQSEARPGDMWLAQLRSPVPSHGGIVLERGLALHHPCGKLPVDPSRLSVREPIGRWLPYITHWCRHSELDR is encoded by the coding sequence GTGTTTAATCAATACGCTGAAGGCATCCGCGCCGGCGCATTAGCCACTTACCCCAATGAGGCGGTGTGGCTCATCACTGCCCAGGGCTGCCAGCAGGTCGAGAACGTGGCCACTGATCCAACCGCTACGTTTCGCGTGGGCAAGTTGGAGATGGTCAAAGCGCAATCGGCAGGTCTGCTGGCGGTGGTGCACAGCCACCCGGATTATCCCGACTGCCCGAGTGAGGCTGATATGCGTGGGCAAATCAGCAGCGGCGTGCCGTGGGGTATCGTGGCCACCGATGGCGAGCAGACAACGCCGATACGTTGGTGGGGGCATAACGAACGTCCGCCACTGATCGGGCGGGGGTTTGTTCATGGCATTGCGGATTGCTACGGATTGATACGCGACTACTACGCAGAAAGCCACAGCGTCACGCTGCCTGAGTACCCACGTTCTTGGGAGTGGTGGCGTAACGGCCAGGATCTTTACCGTGATGGCTTCGCTGAGGCGGGCTTTCGCATGATTGAACAGAGCGAGGCGCGCCCTGGTGACATGTGGCTAGCCCAACTGCGCAGCCCAGTGCCTAGCCACGGTGGCATCGTATTGGAGCGGGGGTTAGCACTGCACCACCCCTGCGGCAAGCTCCCGGTAGATCCATCACGACTTTCAGTGCGTGAGCCTATTGGCCGCTGGCTGCCGTATATCACTCATTGGTGTCGACATAGCGAGTTAGATAGATGA
- a CDS encoding phage minor tail protein L: MSGIIARETQQLTQDAIVPLFELDCRRYGEGFLRFCLEPVNGGPAVFNGYQYQPMPIKAEGFSWSGQGAAARPMLTITAMDLAFLSLVLSADDLIGVPVVRRRTYRKHLDDGSDPDPEAMFPEDHYVIERKQAQNRTTITFELSVDMDQEGKKVPARQVLRTCTHRYRWWDGSQYRYEGVTCPYAGTGEWGPSGSAAAPGDDKCGKGLSDCRLRFGQNGVLPTRAFPGVGRV; the protein is encoded by the coding sequence ATGAGTGGCATCATTGCACGTGAAACGCAGCAGCTGACGCAGGATGCGATTGTGCCGCTCTTTGAATTGGATTGCAGGCGCTACGGAGAGGGGTTTCTTAGGTTTTGCCTTGAGCCTGTTAACGGTGGGCCTGCAGTGTTTAACGGGTACCAATACCAACCAATGCCGATTAAGGCAGAGGGGTTTTCGTGGAGTGGACAAGGCGCCGCTGCCCGCCCGATGTTAACCATCACCGCTATGGATCTGGCTTTTCTCAGCCTAGTGTTGAGTGCCGATGATTTAATCGGAGTGCCTGTGGTGAGGCGGCGAACGTATCGTAAGCATCTGGATGATGGTAGCGATCCAGATCCCGAAGCGATGTTCCCCGAAGATCATTATGTGATTGAGCGTAAGCAAGCACAGAACCGAACAACGATCACATTTGAGCTCTCTGTTGATATGGATCAAGAGGGGAAGAAAGTGCCAGCCCGTCAGGTGCTTCGGACATGCACCCACCGCTACCGCTGGTGGGACGGCAGCCAGTACCGCTATGAGGGCGTGACCTGCCCCTACGCGGGCACTGGCGAATGGGGGCCCAGCGGAAGCGCTGCAGCCCCTGGTGACGACAAGTGCGGCAAGGGGCTGAGTGATTGCCGCTTGCGCTTTGGGCAAAACGGCGTGTTGCCAACCCGCGCCTTTCCTGGTGTTGGCCGAGTCTAA